In Bos javanicus breed banteng chromosome 2, ARS-OSU_banteng_1.0, whole genome shotgun sequence, the following proteins share a genomic window:
- the PNRC2 gene encoding proline-rich nuclear receptor coactivator 2 yields MGGGERYNIPAPQTRNVSKNQQQLSRQKTKDQNSQMKIVHKKKERGHTYNSSSAAWQAMQNGGKNKNFPNNQNWNSSLSSPTLLFKSQTNQNYAGAKFSEPPSPSVLPKPPSHWVPVSFNPSDKEIMTFQLKTLLKVQV; encoded by the coding sequence ATGGGTGGTGGAGAGAGGTATAACATTCCAGCCCCTCAAACTAGAAATGTTAGTAAGAACCAACAACAGCTTAGTAGACAGAAGACCAAGGATCAGAATTCCCAGATGAAGATTGTtcacaagaaaaaggaaagaggacaTACTTATAATTCATCATCAGCTGCATGGCAGGCCATGCAAAATGGGGGGAAGAACAAAAATTTTCCAAACAATCAAAACTGGAACTCTAGCTTATCAAGTCCCACCTTACTTTTTAAGTCTCAAACTAATCAGAACTATGCCGGGGCCAAATTTAGTGAGCCACCATCACCAAGTGTTCTTCCTAAACCACCAAGCCACTGGGTTCCTGTTTCCTTTAATCCTTCTGAtaaagaaataatgacatttcaACTTAAAACCTTACTTAAAGTACAGGTATAA